Proteins encoded in a region of the Neodiprion lecontei isolate iyNeoLeco1 chromosome 5, iyNeoLeco1.1, whole genome shotgun sequence genome:
- the LOC107219160 gene encoding ADP-ribosylation factor-related protein 1: MYTLLNGLYKYLMQKDEYYVLILGLDNAGKTTYLEAAKTKFTKNYKGMNPSKITTTVGLNIGKIDHAGVRLNFWDLGGQEELQSLWDKYYAESHAVIYIVDSSDRDRIPDSKETFDRMISSEHLMGVPLLVLANKQDIPDCMGVRDVKPIFNQNAHLIGRRDCMVMPVSALNGDGVDEGIHWLVDCIKRNNDIRPPRNQDDNCLS; encoded by the exons ATGTATACATTATTAAACGGTCTTTATAAGTACCTCATGCAAAAAGACGAATATTACGTACTGATACTGGGCTTAGACAATGCAGGGAAGACG ACTTACTTAGAGGCAGCTAAAACGAAGTTCACGAAAAACTACAAAGGCATGAATCCCAGCAAAATTACTACAACAGTCGGCCttaatattggaaaaattgatcacgcGGGCGTGCGGTTAAACTTCTGGGATCTCGGAGGACAGGAGGAACTTCAGTCTCTCTGGGATAAG TATTACGCAGAGTCGCACGCAGTCATTTACATTGTTGATTCTTCGGACAGAGACAGAATACCAGATTCCAAAGAGACTTTTG ACAGGATGATATCTTCGGAGCATTTGATGGGAGTACCTCTGCTGGTTCTCGCTAATAAACAAGATATACCAGACTGTATGGGAGTCAGAGATGTGAAGCCGATTTTCAATCAGAATGCCCATCTCATTGGAAGGAGAGATTGCATGGTGATGCCGGTTTCCGCGCTAAATGg CGACGGTGTAGACGAAGGAATTCACTGGCTGGTCGATTGCATCAAAAGAAATAACGACATCCGTCCGCCTCGTAATCAGGACGATAATTGTCTGTCGTAG
- the LOC107219157 gene encoding uncharacterized protein LOC107219157, whose product MRAAVLIILAIALTALVESSPGIGDTRRPAPYVNRLPPPKPRFRRSADPEPQGSVSATWQKNLDGPERRPSYNVDYQQKLFENKHGSISATGGAQKYPGQRWEPTVGLQGSFRFRRSPEPQPEPQGSVSVTAQKNLSGPERRPSYNVDYQHKLFENKHGSISATAGAQKNPGQRVQPTVGVQGSFRFRRSPEPQPEPQGSVSVTAQKNLSGPERRPSYNVDYQHKLFENKHGSISATGGAQKYPGQRWEPTVGLQGSFRFRRSPEPQPEPQGSVSVTAQKNLSGPERRPSYNVDYQHKLFENKHGSISATAGAQKNPGQRVQPTVGVQGSFRFRRSPEPQPEPQGSVSVTAQKNLSGPERRPSYNVDYQHKLFENKHGSISATGGAQKYPGQRWEPTVGVQGSFRFRRSPEPQPEPQGSVRATWQKNLSGPERRPSYNVDYQHKLFENKHGSISATGGAQKYPGQRWEPTVGIQGSFRFRRAAESESEEKIVQQN is encoded by the exons ATGAGGGCTGCCGTTTTAATCATTTTAGCAATCGCCTTAACGGCACTAGTAGAATCGTCTCCAGGTATAGGAGACACGAGGCGACCCGCCCCTTATGTC AATCGTCTGCCACCACCAAAACCACGGTTTCGAAGATCAGCCGATCCGGAACCCCAAGGATCCGTAAGTGCCACTTGGCAGAAGAATCTCGATGGTCCAGAACGTCGACCTTCTTACAACGTCGACTATCAGCAGAAGCTCTTCGAGAACAAACATGGTTCGATTAGCGCGACAGGCGGAGCTCAGAAGTACCCAGGTCAAAGGTGGGAACCAACTGTCGGACTACAAGGATCCTTCCGATTCCGTAGATCGCCGGAACCACAGCCGGAACCTCAAGGATCTGTGAGCGTTACAGCGCAAAAGAATCTCAGTGGTCCAGAACGCCGACCTTCTTACAACGTCGACTACCAGCACAAGCTTTTTGAGAATAAGCATGGTTCGATCAGCGCCACAGCAGGAGCTCAGAAGAATCCAGGACAGAGAGTGCAACCTACTGTTGGAGTGCAAGGGTCTTTCCGATTCCGTAGATCGCCGGAACCACAGCCGGAACCTCAAGGATCTGTGAGCGTTACAGCGCAAAAGAATCTCAGTGGTCCAGAACGCCGACCTTCTTACAACGTCGACTACCAGCACAAGCTTTTTGAGAATAAACATGGTTCGATCAGCGCGACAGGCGGAGCTCAGAAGTACCCAGGTCAAAGGTGGGAACCGACTGTCGGACTACAAGGATCCTTCCGATTCCGTAGATCGCCGGAACCACAGCCGGAACCTCAAGGATCTGTGAGCGTTACAGCGCAAAAGAATCTCAGTGGTCCAGAACGCCGACCTTCTTACAACGTCGATTACCAGCACAAGCTTTTTGAGAATAAGCATGGTTCGATCAGCGCCACAGCAGGAGCTCAGAAGAATCCAGGACAGAGAGTGCAACCTACTGTTGGAGTGCAAGGGTCTTTCCGATTCCGTAGATCGCCGGAACCACAGCCGGAACCTCAAGGATCTGTGAGCGTTACAGCGCAAAAGAATCTCAGTGGTCCAGAACGCCGACCTTCTTACAACGTCGACTACCAGCACAAGCTTTTTGAGAATAAACATGGTTCGATCAGCGCGACAGGCGGAGCTCAGAAGTACCCGGGCCAAAGGTGGGAACCAACTGTTGGAGTACAAGGGTCTTTCCGATTCCGTAGATCGCCGGAACCACAGCCGGAACCCCAAGGATCCGTACGTGCCACTTGGCAGAAGAATCTCAGTGGTCCAGAACGCCGACCTTCTTACAACGTCGATTACCAGCACAAGCTTTTTGAGAATAAACATGGTTCGATCAGCGCGACAGGCGGAGCTCAGAAGTACCCGGGCCAAAGGTGGGAACCAACTGTTGGAATACAAGGATCATTCCGGTTCCGGAGAGCAGCGGAGTCAGAATCCGAAGAAAAGATCgttcaacaaaattaa
- the LOC124294428 gene encoding uncharacterized protein LOC124294428, with amino-acid sequence MHFKSSAYSTYDKEVVKLLLHVLESNYDLRVNSSILGLANGNGTVEVTGPGLIGSGEHRTFPIFIHQPTIYHKINIVKRSKIIFLAPFANDVWFVLALLLLGVTVALTYVLAREVRLSDSETAGCRRKVRWELSEVLLVSVGALCQQGTTLNPQAPSSRTLFLAIFVMAALVYTAYNASIIAITESFVNSGTVVSAPSLYASDSPYFVLDKQDTEKLKPLYGAARLKITRIVPSQVLLNVLDGSAVLLADRTSTRDIFHRRCRSMKRLCKVKEAPFAAGTYHRVLNLSHDKYKRIINRSLLRLREFGLLERTRRFLFKTWPLCESHGACCSEAISIYLDDVYPAFYLLGAGVGLSLTLLSIELLFFQCSKWFRRRRMGFPKSQSSPDGWLRLRDAILCMTPPAEESAEDIIDLQNRARTMC; translated from the exons ATGCACTTTAAGAGTTCTGCTTATTCCACCTACGACAAGGAGGTTGTGAAACTTCTTCTCCACGTATTGGAATCGAA CTATGACCTGCGAGTAAATTCCTCGATACTGGGACTGGCGAACGGTAACGGAACTGTGGAAGTTACGGGACCCGGTTTAATCGGCAGCGGCGAACACCGAACgtttccaattttcattcacca GCCAACAATTTATCACAAAATCAACATCGTCAAACGGTCGAAGATAATCTTCCTGGCGCCATTTGCAAATGACGTTTGGTTCGTGCTGGCACTTCTTCTCCTGGGAGTCACCGTCGCCCTGACTTATGTCCTGGCAAGGGAAGTCCGACTGAGCGATTCTGAGACGGCTG GATGTCGGCGGAAGGTTCGATGGGAGCTGAGCGAAGTTCTCCTCGTTTCGGTCGGTGCACTTTGCCAGCAAGGCACAACGCTGAACCCGCAAGCTCCCTCGTCCAGGACCCTCTTCCTTGCGATATTCGTAATGGCAGCCCTCGTCTACACGGCTTACAACGCGAGTATCATCGCCATCACGGAATCGTTCGTCAATTCAGGGACAGTCGTCTCCGCACCTTCGCTTTACGCCAGTGATTCGCCCTATTTTGTACTCGACAAGCAA GACACGGAAAAACTGAAACCTCTTTACGGCGCAGCAAGACTTAAGATAACGCGAATCGTTCCATCTCAAGTACTGCTCAATGTTCTCGATGGTTCAGCCGTTTTACTGGCCGACCGAACATCGACCAGAGACATTTTCCATCGACGTTGTCGGTCGATGAAAAGACTGTGCAAAGTTAAAGAGGCGCCATTCGCTGCGGGTACTTATCACAGAGTCCTGAACCTAAGTCACGACAAGTACAAAAGAATTATTAATCGCAG CCTATTGCGCCTTCGGGAATTCGGACTACTCGAACGGACCAGAAGGTTTCTCTTCAAGACGTGGCCCTTATGCGAGTCCCACGGAGCTTGTTGCAGCGAGGCTATCAGCATCTACCTGGACGACGTTTATCCAGCATTTTACCTACTCGGCGCAGGAGTTGGACTTTCACTTACACTTCTGTCGATCGAGCTACTATTCTTCCAATG TTCTAAGTGGTTCAGGAGGAGACGAATGGGCTTTCCAAAATCTCAATCGAGTCCGGATGGATGGTTGCGGTTAAGAGATGCTATACTCTGCATGACCCCTCCAGCAGAAGAAAGTGCTGAAGATATCATAGATCTGCAAAATCGAGCTCGAACAATGTGCTGA